In the genome of Gloeotrichia echinulata CP02, one region contains:
- a CDS encoding sugar transferase: MYQTPLKNVVQDPTATGRDLKFTRHPSVESKFKRCLDILGSLVGLLILAIVFAPIAIAIKIDSPGPIFFTQERYGFQGRPFRMWKFRSMVNQAEKLKSFVKNEANGLIFKNKNDFRVTQVGHFLRRSSLDELPQFWNVLLGEMSLVGTRPPTADEVINYNQRHWERLNVKPGITGEWQVHGRSSVTNFEQIVDLDLRYQKKWSPLYDLLLIVQTFSVVLRRIGAF, from the coding sequence ATGTATCAAACACCATTAAAAAACGTTGTTCAAGATCCTACTGCTACAGGTCGAGACTTAAAATTTACTCGTCACCCTTCAGTAGAATCCAAATTTAAACGTTGTTTAGACATTTTGGGGAGCTTGGTAGGGCTATTGATTCTAGCAATTGTATTTGCGCCGATAGCGATCGCTATTAAAATCGATAGTCCAGGTCCAATTTTCTTTACTCAAGAACGTTATGGATTTCAAGGACGCCCCTTTCGGATGTGGAAATTCCGCTCAATGGTTAATCAGGCCGAGAAATTAAAGTCTTTTGTCAAGAACGAAGCTAACGGACTCATCTTTAAAAACAAAAATGATTTCCGGGTAACGCAGGTGGGTCACTTTTTGAGACGTTCTAGCTTGGATGAATTACCTCAGTTTTGGAATGTCTTGCTCGGCGAAATGAGTTTAGTTGGTACACGTCCACCCACTGCTGATGAAGTCATCAACTACAACCAGCGCCACTGGGAACGTTTAAATGTTAAACCAGGTATAACTGGTGAATGGCAAGTTCATGGTCGTTCTTCTGTGACAAACTTTGAACAAATAGTTGATTTAGACCTCCGGTATCAAAAAAAATGGTCTCCATTGTATGACTTGTTGTTAATTGTCCAAACTTTCTCGGTTGTTTTGCGTAGAATAGGAGCGTTTTAA
- a CDS encoding DUF4870 domain-containing protein, which produces MREKPKKQIRIWAMWCHLSALLAWILLFFLVFLGLPLYLPLNLVIPLTIWRFHKTKSPWIDFQGKESLNFQISLTFYTLIVIIISLLLMLGSCGIAVTSNDSINEVKTVLDSLLLVWMTLISLMLIIQSYLVTSAALKAYRGKHYRYPLTMRFLR; this is translated from the coding sequence ATGAGAGAAAAACCCAAAAAACAAATTCGTATCTGGGCAATGTGGTGTCATCTCTCGGCTCTGTTAGCATGGATACTATTGTTTTTTTTGGTATTTCTCGGACTTCCTTTATATTTACCCTTGAATCTTGTCATACCACTGACAATTTGGCGATTCCACAAAACAAAGTCTCCCTGGATTGATTTTCAAGGTAAAGAATCATTAAATTTTCAAATTTCCCTCACCTTTTATACATTGATTGTCATCATTATCTCCTTATTGCTTATGTTAGGTAGCTGTGGTATCGCTGTAACGAGCAATGATTCAATCAATGAAGTTAAGACGGTTTTAGACAGTTTACTACTTGTGTGGATGACGTTAATTTCGTTAATGTTAATTATACAATCGTATTTAGTGACTTCAGCCGCACTAAAAGCCTACAGAGGAAAACATTATCGCTATCCTTTAACCATGCGATTTTTGAGATAA
- a CDS encoding sulfite exporter TauE/SafE family protein: MLDLLLIMLLGFLGSFGHCFGMCGPLTVAFSLSQKQEKPDWRQQLKFHGLLNLGRMLSYALVGAGIGALGSVLVESGQLAGIGSDFRRWIAIITGVMLIWFGLGQLKPNFLPRIPVLHPLLKAGLHNRLSAGMVKLSFQTKWWTPGLLGMTWGLMPCGFLYAAQIKAAETGNVWMGGATMLAFGLGTLPTMLGVGVSSSLVSQDKRSQLFRLGGWVTLSIGIITLLRTGDTMVDYSGHAAIICLILALIARPISSLWASPLRYRRGLGVAAFVLSVVHTVHMIEHSLQWNFAAFWFLPLEFQWGMAAGIIALVLMTPAALTSFDSLQKSLGKHWRQIHLLGVPALVLSAIHAVIIGSHYMGSVHGGNKIAAVLMGIVTLGVLLVRSRFFWSTLTIEKYYVPPNKSQSKC; encoded by the coding sequence ATGCTGGATTTATTACTGATTATGCTCCTGGGCTTCCTCGGCAGTTTTGGACATTGCTTTGGGATGTGTGGACCCCTGACAGTGGCATTTTCCCTGTCGCAAAAACAGGAAAAACCTGATTGGCGACAGCAATTAAAATTTCATGGTTTGCTGAACCTGGGGCGGATGTTGAGCTATGCTCTAGTCGGTGCTGGTATTGGGGCGCTGGGTTCGGTGTTGGTGGAAAGTGGACAGCTAGCGGGTATTGGTAGCGACTTCCGCCGTTGGATCGCAATTATTACTGGCGTGATGCTGATTTGGTTTGGGTTAGGACAACTAAAACCTAACTTCCTACCGCGAATTCCGGTGTTACATCCCCTATTAAAAGCAGGTTTGCACAATCGCCTGAGTGCAGGAATGGTGAAGCTTTCCTTCCAAACCAAATGGTGGACACCAGGACTTTTGGGGATGACTTGGGGTTTAATGCCCTGTGGTTTCCTGTATGCTGCTCAAATTAAAGCCGCTGAAACTGGTAATGTGTGGATGGGTGGCGCCACGATGCTGGCCTTTGGCTTGGGAACCCTACCCACAATGTTAGGTGTAGGGGTATCGAGTTCTTTGGTCAGTCAAGACAAACGCAGTCAGTTATTTCGCTTGGGTGGGTGGGTAACTCTGAGCATTGGCATCATTACCTTGCTGCGGACTGGTGATACAATGGTAGACTATAGCGGACATGCTGCTATAATCTGCTTGATTTTAGCGCTGATTGCTCGTCCGATTAGTAGCTTGTGGGCATCACCCCTGCGTTACCGCCGTGGTTTGGGAGTAGCAGCCTTTGTGCTGTCTGTGGTTCACACTGTCCACATGATTGAACATTCACTGCAATGGAATTTTGCCGCCTTTTGGTTCTTGCCCCTAGAGTTTCAATGGGGCATGGCTGCAGGTATTATAGCATTAGTATTGATGACTCCCGCCGCTTTAACAAGTTTTGACTCATTACAAAAGTCCTTGGGTAAGCATTGGCGACAGATTCATCTATTAGGCGTGCCAGCTTTGGTCTTGAGTGCCATTCATGCCGTGATCATTGGTTCCCATTATATGGGTTCGGTGCATGGGGGGAATAAAATAGCGGCTGTGTTGATGGGAATTGTCACCCTTGGTGTATTGCTGGTACGTTCGCGCTTTTTTTGGTCAACGTTAACCATAGAAAAATATTATGTCCCCCCTAACAAGTCCCAATCAAAGTGCTGA
- a CDS encoding ABC transporter ATP-binding protein has translation MAKSRRLAKLKDYLRPYWRELILGILALLSVNGLGVYIPWLIRACVDRLSTNFQWHQILDYVVIIILLSSALWLIRMASRIWIFGVGRQVEFDLRQRIFEHLLKLEPGYFATNTPGDLISRATSDVDNIKRLVGFAVLSLANTFFAYTFTLPAMLVISVDLTLASLAVYPLMFLCVFFFSDRLRNEQKAVQEELSQISELIQEDISGIALIKIYAQEENERRAFAQKNQQLLKANVKLAKSRNTLFPIIGGLANISSLVILFLGATRIAAGSLAVGDFLALLIYVERLVFPTALLGFTITAYQRGEVSIDRLESILSVTPKIQDSIDAINLPKADVKGELIARNFSYIYPSYNTPAVDNINFTISPGEMVAIVGAIGCGKSTLANSLPRLLDIAPGQLFLDGLDITKIALADLRSAIAYVPQDSFLFSTKINNNIRYGDPISDQENVESVAKLAQIHSEIKNFPDEYETIVGERGITLSGGQRQRTALARAMLVDAPVLILDDALSSVDNQTAAEILKNFSSGKLKKTVIFITHQLSAAATADRIFVMDKGTIVQNGKHLELLQQPGLYKTLWSQHQIEELLH, from the coding sequence ATGGCAAAATCTCGACGACTTGCTAAACTCAAAGATTATCTACGTCCCTATTGGCGCGAACTAATACTAGGCATTCTCGCCTTATTATCTGTTAATGGGCTTGGTGTTTATATCCCCTGGTTGATTCGCGCTTGTGTGGATCGACTCTCGACAAATTTCCAGTGGCATCAAATACTAGATTACGTTGTCATCATCATTTTGCTGAGTTCAGCACTGTGGTTAATCCGAATGGCTTCGCGTATCTGGATATTTGGGGTGGGACGCCAGGTGGAATTTGACCTCAGACAGCGGATTTTTGAACACCTACTCAAGTTGGAGCCTGGTTATTTTGCCACTAATACCCCTGGGGATTTGATTAGTAGGGCTACCAGTGATGTAGATAATATCAAACGGTTAGTAGGTTTTGCCGTCCTGAGTTTAGCAAATACGTTCTTTGCCTACACCTTCACGCTGCCAGCGATGCTAGTCATTAGTGTTGATCTGACATTAGCCTCTCTGGCAGTATATCCCTTGATGTTTCTGTGCGTGTTTTTCTTTAGCGATCGCCTTCGCAACGAACAAAAAGCAGTACAGGAGGAACTCTCACAGATCAGTGAACTGATTCAAGAGGATATCAGCGGCATTGCTTTAATTAAGATCTATGCTCAAGAAGAAAATGAGCGTCGAGCCTTCGCTCAAAAAAATCAGCAACTGTTGAAGGCTAACGTCAAACTGGCTAAAAGCCGCAATACTCTGTTTCCCATTATTGGTGGGTTAGCCAATATCAGTTCCCTGGTGATTCTCTTTTTAGGGGCTACGCGGATTGCTGCAGGTTCCCTGGCTGTTGGGGATTTTCTCGCACTCCTAATTTATGTAGAGCGTCTGGTTTTCCCCACCGCTCTGTTAGGATTTACAATTACTGCCTATCAACGGGGTGAAGTGAGTATTGATCGCCTAGAGTCGATTCTCTCGGTAACACCCAAAATTCAAGACTCTATCGATGCTATAAATCTGCCTAAAGCTGACGTTAAAGGGGAACTGATAGCGAGAAATTTCTCCTACATTTACCCATCTTACAACACCCCCGCTGTAGATAACATCAACTTTACCATCTCCCCTGGGGAAATGGTGGCAATTGTCGGCGCTATTGGTTGCGGGAAATCGACGTTAGCAAATTCGTTACCACGTTTGTTGGATATTGCACCAGGTCAATTATTTTTGGATGGGTTGGACATTACCAAAATAGCATTAGCAGATTTAAGAAGTGCGATCGCCTATGTCCCCCAAGATAGTTTTCTCTTCAGCACCAAAATCAATAATAATATCCGCTACGGCGACCCCATCAGCGACCAAGAAAATGTCGAATCTGTAGCCAAACTTGCCCAAATTCACTCGGAAATTAAAAACTTTCCCGACGAATATGAAACTATTGTCGGTGAACGTGGTATTACTCTTTCTGGCGGTCAGCGACAACGTACTGCTTTGGCTAGGGCTATGCTGGTCGATGCCCCAGTGTTAATTTTAGATGATGCCCTCTCCAGCGTCGATAATCAAACAGCCGCAGAAATCTTGAAAAATTTTTCCAGTGGTAAACTCAAAAAAACTGTGATTTTTATCACTCATCAACTTTCCGCCGCAGCCACTGCAGACCGAATTTTTGTCATGGATAAGGGGACAATTGTCCAAAATGGCAAACATTTAGAGCTTCTACAACAACCAGGGCTTTACAAAACTTTATGGAGCCAGCATCAGATAGAAGAATTATTGCATTAA
- a CDS encoding HupE/UreJ family protein, translating to MLKIELSGASTSVQQRHIGAIAALVLISLLSSLSGLPVNHAISNWSEGFLWGMAEPVIRLDHLASLVAIGLISGRTVHGALMAATFVLATMFGTIIHLFPLSLAGAEIAIAASTIIFGTMLVTSNLPNWVALTVIGAIAGLFHGYADGDGIIGTGIIPLVAYVLGVTLTQYVVAMSAREIKPLLSSKIRFTGLAFCALGIMFLSYSIKYYY from the coding sequence ATGTTAAAAATTGAGTTGTCAGGAGCTTCTACCTCAGTACAGCAGCGCCATATCGGCGCGATCGCAGCTCTAGTCTTGATTAGCCTGCTCAGTTCATTAAGTGGATTACCTGTTAATCACGCCATCTCTAATTGGTCTGAAGGCTTCCTTTGGGGAATGGCTGAACCAGTAATTCGTTTGGATCATTTAGCTAGTCTCGTGGCCATTGGCTTAATCTCTGGGAGGACTGTTCATGGCGCCTTGATGGCCGCGACTTTTGTCTTAGCAACAATGTTTGGGACAATAATTCATCTATTCCCCCTGTCTTTAGCAGGTGCAGAAATAGCGATCGCAGCTTCTACTATCATCTTTGGCACTATGCTGGTGACTTCAAATCTACCAAACTGGGTAGCATTAACAGTAATAGGAGCGATCGCTGGTTTGTTTCATGGTTATGCTGATGGTGATGGGATTATCGGCACTGGAATCATACCCCTGGTTGCCTATGTGTTGGGCGTTACCTTGACTCAGTATGTTGTTGCTATGAGTGCCAGAGAAATTAAGCCACTATTATCAAGTAAAATTCGCTTTACTGGTTTAGCTTTTTGTGCCCTAGGTATCATGTTTTTGAGCTACTCGATTAAGTATTACTACTAG
- the tnpB gene encoding IS200/IS605 family element RNA-guided endonuclease TnpB — MLKAYKYRIYPTSEQAILLAKSFGCVRWFYNYALNLTSETYKATGKGLSRNDIINLLPSLKKEHEWLTEPPSQCLQQVALDLSSAFLNFFEKRAKYPNFKKKGQKQSIRLPQEIKLNGDELTLPKLGKVYCKVSRLPEGKLKSVTVSLTPSGEYHAACLYDDGNDKPASTSEGKAIGVDMGINHYVITSDGNKHGNPKYYRKYEVKLAKKQKQLSRKQKGSSNRNKARIKVAKVHAKITRCREDFLHKLSRKLVDENQVIVVENLAVKNMIKNHKLAKSISDAGWGQFCTMLKYKAEWEGKVYIEVDRFFPSSKTCSNCLHQVDNLSLDIRSWQCPKCHTIHDRDINAAVNIRDEGLRLLAGGHLATASGERVRPSKGTAFARRFSVKEESPRLK, encoded by the coding sequence ATGTTAAAAGCCTACAAGTACAGAATCTATCCAACCAGTGAGCAAGCGATATTGCTTGCCAAATCGTTTGGATGTGTACGCTGGTTTTACAACTATGCGCTTAACTTAACTAGCGAAACATATAAAGCAACAGGTAAGGGGTTAAGTCGTAATGACATCATTAATCTGTTGCCGTCATTGAAAAAAGAACATGAATGGTTAACAGAACCCCCCTCTCAATGTTTACAACAAGTAGCTTTGGACTTGTCTAGTGCGTTTTTGAATTTCTTTGAAAAACGGGCTAAGTACCCCAATTTCAAAAAGAAAGGACAAAAACAATCTATTCGTCTTCCACAAGAAATCAAGCTAAATGGTGACGAATTAACACTGCCAAAATTAGGTAAAGTTTACTGTAAAGTATCGCGCCTACCTGAAGGCAAGTTAAAGTCTGTTACTGTTTCATTAACTCCATCTGGTGAATACCATGCTGCTTGCCTTTACGATGATGGTAATGATAAACCTGCTTCAACATCAGAAGGCAAAGCTATTGGTGTGGACATGGGAATTAACCATTACGTTATTACGTCCGATGGGAATAAACATGGCAACCCTAAGTATTACCGGAAATATGAAGTCAAACTAGCCAAGAAACAAAAACAACTTAGCCGCAAGCAGAAAGGGTCTAGTAATCGCAACAAAGCGCGGATTAAAGTTGCTAAAGTTCACGCAAAAATTACCAGATGCCGAGAAGATTTTCTACACAAACTAAGTCGTAAATTAGTTGACGAGAACCAAGTCATAGTTGTAGAAAATTTGGCAGTTAAGAACATGATCAAAAACCACAAACTAGCAAAATCTATTAGTGATGCTGGATGGGGTCAATTCTGTACTATGTTGAAATACAAGGCAGAATGGGAAGGAAAAGTCTACATCGAAGTAGACAGATTTTTCCCTAGTTCCAAAACCTGTAGTAACTGCTTACATCAAGTAGATAATCTCAGTTTAGATATTCGCAGTTGGCAATGTCCTAAATGTCACACAATACATGACAGGGACATTAATGCAGCCGTGAATATCAGAGATGAAGGTTTACGACTTTTGGCGGGAGGGCATCTCGCTACCGCTTCTGGAGAAAGAGTAAGACCAAGTAAAGGCACTGCTTTTGCAAGGCGTTTTTCTGTGAAGGAAGAATCCCCACGCCTTAAGTAG
- the surE gene encoding 5'/3'-nucleotidase SurE → MTFILTNDDGIDAPGIQALLKAVNGKDVIIAAPKDHQSGCGHQVTTHRPINLQRRSETEFAIAGTPADCVRIAITQISQNVKFVLSGINAGGNLGVDAYISGTVAAVREAAIHGIPGIAISHYCKAKQNFDWDMAARLTSEILADLLQRPLESGSFWNVNLPHLLPGEPDPELVFCQPCTKPLQINYRIDGDDFYYVGEYGKRARTPGSDVDVCFSGNIAVTKLSV, encoded by the coding sequence ATGACATTCATTCTTACCAACGACGACGGCATCGACGCTCCCGGAATCCAAGCCTTGCTCAAAGCTGTAAATGGCAAAGATGTGATTATTGCTGCGCCGAAAGACCATCAATCTGGCTGTGGACATCAAGTTACCACCCATCGTCCCATCAATCTCCAGCGGCGTTCTGAGACTGAGTTTGCGATCGCCGGTACTCCCGCTGATTGTGTCAGAATCGCCATAACACAAATTAGTCAAAATGTCAAATTCGTGCTATCAGGTATCAACGCTGGGGGTAATCTAGGCGTGGATGCTTATATTTCTGGAACTGTTGCTGCGGTGAGGGAAGCCGCAATTCACGGTATACCAGGAATTGCAATTTCCCATTATTGTAAAGCCAAGCAAAATTTTGATTGGGATATGGCTGCGAGATTGACATCGGAAATCTTAGCTGACTTACTCCAGCGTCCTTTAGAATCAGGAAGCTTCTGGAATGTGAATTTACCCCATCTGCTTCCGGGAGAACCAGATCCTGAACTGGTATTTTGTCAACCTTGTACTAAACCTTTACAGATTAATTACCGGATTGACGGTGATGATTTTTATTATGTAGGAGAATATGGCAAACGCGCGCGCACTCCTGGTAGCGATGTGGATGTCTGTTTTTCCGGTAACATCGCTGTCACCAAGTTAAGTGTTTGA
- a CDS encoding ATP-binding protein produces the protein MLEFLQNLFADGFFIPHGHCYLWKPGLIWLHIISDTLIALAYYSIPITLIYFVRKREDFPFQGILLLFGAFIISCGTTHIMEIWTLWHPTYWLSGALKLLTATISVYTAIILVPLIPQALALPSPGQLEAANHLLQAEIFERKIAEEALLKAKAELEIRVEERTSKLRAAMTQSLANAAISQEQTQKLEIALKELANTQAQLIQTEKMSSLGQLVAGIAHEINNPINFIYGNTIIANEYTQNLLYVISLYQKYYPQASTEIEKWIEEIELVFVKEDLPKILSSMRIGAERIREIVLSLRNFSRLDESEIKAVNIHEGLDSTLLILQNRCKTKAGNIGIEVIKSYGNLPKVECYPGKLNQVFLNILNNAIDAIEELRNIRLNSLDDYLGKITISTELLDGEKVIIRIIDNGYGMTEEIQQKIFDPFFTTKPIGSGTGLGMSISYQIIKQHGGQLKCISAPLQGTEFLIQIPIQIKSS, from the coding sequence ATGCTGGAATTTTTACAAAACTTGTTTGCGGATGGCTTCTTTATTCCGCATGGACATTGTTACCTCTGGAAGCCAGGCTTGATATGGTTGCACATCATATCAGATACTCTGATTGCTCTAGCCTATTATTCTATCCCGATAACCCTGATTTATTTTGTGCGAAAGCGAGAGGATTTTCCTTTCCAAGGGATACTGCTATTATTTGGAGCCTTCATTATTTCCTGTGGTACAACCCATATAATGGAAATCTGGACACTCTGGCACCCCACTTACTGGCTATCTGGTGCCCTAAAATTACTGACAGCTACTATTTCGGTTTATACAGCCATTATATTAGTGCCGTTAATTCCCCAGGCATTAGCTTTGCCAAGCCCAGGACAACTAGAGGCTGCGAACCACCTACTCCAAGCCGAGATTTTTGAGCGCAAAATTGCCGAAGAAGCTCTTTTAAAAGCCAAAGCAGAGTTAGAAATTAGGGTAGAAGAGCGGACATCTAAATTAAGAGCAGCTATGACCCAATCTCTTGCAAATGCTGCTATCTCCCAAGAGCAAACTCAAAAACTCGAAATCGCCCTTAAGGAACTTGCAAATACACAAGCCCAATTGATTCAAACAGAAAAGATGTCTTCTCTAGGTCAGTTAGTTGCGGGTATTGCCCATGAAATCAATAACCCTATTAACTTCATTTACGGTAATACCATTATTGCCAATGAATATACACAAAATTTGCTTTATGTCATTTCATTATACCAAAAATACTATCCTCAAGCCAGCACAGAAATTGAAAAGTGGATTGAAGAAATTGAGCTAGTTTTTGTTAAAGAAGACTTACCAAAGATTTTATCTTCAATGAGAATTGGCGCAGAGCGCATCCGAGAGATAGTTTTATCATTGCGAAATTTTTCGCGTTTAGATGAATCCGAAATCAAGGCGGTTAATATTCATGAAGGTCTTGATAGCACTTTGCTGATTTTACAGAATCGCTGCAAAACTAAAGCTGGTAATATCGGGATAGAAGTTATTAAATCTTACGGCAATTTACCTAAAGTTGAATGCTATCCAGGAAAACTCAATCAAGTGTTTCTGAATATCCTAAATAATGCTATTGACGCGATAGAAGAGTTAAGAAATATCAGGTTAAATTCATTAGATGATTATTTAGGTAAAATCACGATTTCCACTGAGCTTTTAGACGGCGAAAAAGTGATAATTCGGATAATTGACAACGGATATGGAATGACAGAAGAGATACAACAAAAAATATTTGACCCATTCTTTACTACTAAACCAATCGGTTCAGGTACAGGTCTAGGGATGTCGATTAGCTACCAAATTATCAAGCAGCATGGTGGTCAGTTGAAGTGTATTTCCGCACCACTTCAAGGGACTGAGTTCCTGATTCAGATTCCGATACAAATAAAGTCATCTTGA
- the galE gene encoding UDP-glucose 4-epimerase GalE — translation MSSAQQTILVTGGAGYIGSHTVLALKQAGYNLVILDNLVYGHRDLVEKVLQVELIEGDTGDRPLLDDLFKTRDIAAVMHFSAYAYVGESVTDPAKYYRNNVLGTLTLLEAMLAASVKKFVFSSTCATYGVPEVVPIPENHPQNPINPYGATKLMVERILSDFDPAYDFKSVRFRYFNAAGADPQGLLGEDHNPETHLIPLILLTALGKRESISIFGTDYPTADGTCIRDYIHVSDLADAHVLGLEYLLKGGDSEVFNLGNGQGFSVKEVIAAAAQVTGLTIPVKECDRRPGDPPALIGSGEKARNILGWKPQFPDIKDIVLHAWQWHQQRHN, via the coding sequence ATGTCGTCGGCACAGCAAACTATTTTAGTCACCGGGGGCGCTGGATACATTGGCTCCCATACGGTGCTGGCTCTCAAGCAAGCAGGTTATAACCTCGTCATCCTTGATAATTTGGTGTATGGGCATCGCGATTTGGTCGAAAAGGTGTTACAAGTAGAACTGATTGAGGGAGATACGGGCGATCGCCCCCTACTCGATGACCTGTTTAAAACTCGCGATATTGCTGCAGTTATGCACTTTTCTGCCTATGCCTATGTAGGCGAATCTGTGACAGACCCTGCTAAATATTACCGCAATAACGTTTTGGGTACTCTCACCCTGTTAGAAGCGATGCTGGCGGCTTCTGTGAAGAAATTTGTCTTCTCTTCTACTTGCGCTACCTACGGGGTGCCAGAGGTGGTACCGATCCCAGAAAACCATCCGCAAAATCCCATCAATCCCTATGGCGCTACCAAGTTGATGGTAGAGCGGATTCTCTCTGATTTTGATCCCGCCTATGATTTCAAATCAGTGCGGTTTCGTTACTTCAATGCTGCTGGTGCTGACCCCCAGGGCTTGCTAGGTGAAGACCACAACCCAGAAACCCATTTGATTCCCTTAATCCTGCTCACAGCTTTAGGCAAACGCGAATCTATCTCAATTTTCGGCACTGATTATCCTACCGCCGATGGTACTTGTATTCGTGATTATATTCATGTTAGCGATTTAGCAGACGCCCATGTTTTAGGATTGGAATATTTATTAAAAGGCGGCGATAGCGAAGTTTTCAATTTAGGCAATGGTCAAGGCTTCTCTGTCAAAGAGGTTATCGCCGCAGCTGCACAGGTTACAGGACTAACAATACCAGTTAAGGAGTGCGATCGCCGCCCTGGCGATCCACCAGCCTTGATTGGTAGTGGTGAAAAAGCCAGAAACATCCTAGGTTGGAAACCCCAGTTCCCAGACATCAAAGATATTGTCCTACATGCTTGGCAGTGGCATCAACAGCGACATAATTGA